The genomic DNA CGCCATCGAGGAAGCCACGGAAACGGTGCTGATCGCCAAGACGCGGGCGGAGCTGTTCGACCGGCTGGCCGCGCGGGTGCGGGAGTTGCACAGCTACGAGGTGCCCTGCGTGGTCGAGCTGAGGGTGGGGCGCGGCAACCCGGCCTATCTGGACTGGCTGCGCAACGAAACCGCCTGAGCCCCGATGCCGGCCGCCGCATGCCGGCCATGACGGTGGCGCATTGGACCGCCTCCGACCCGCGTGCCACCTTCGCGAAGGTTGCTTTCAAGCGCAAATCATCCGGATGCGGAGAATTTCCATGACTGACACATCGGCGCGGCTGTCGATCGGCTTTTCCTGGGTCGGCCACGCGCTGATGCACATCGTGACGGCGCTGTTCCTGACGGTCGTCCTGGTGTTGGAACGGGAATGGAAGCTGCCCTACGACGAACTGATCCGGCTGTGGACGCTGGGCGCGCTGATGATCGGCGTCGGCGCGCCGCTGGCCGGCTGGCTGGGCGACCGCTGGAGCGAATGCCGGATGATGGCGGTCTTCTTCCTGCTGACCGGGGCGGGGACCATCGCCTGCGGCCTGACCGACGGTCCGGAGGCGCTGCTCTGGGCGCTGGCGGTGCTCGGGCTCGGCGCCTCGATCTACCACCCGGTGGGCATGGCCTGGATGGTCAAGAACGCCACCAACCGCGGCAAGGCGCTCGGCTACCAGGGCATTTTCGGCACCGTCGGCATCGCCTCGGCGGCGGTGGTGGCCGGCGGCCTGACGGAATGGCTGGGCTGGCGCTCGGCCTTCCTGATTCCGGGCGCAATCTGCCTGGGGCTGGGCGTGGCGCTGGCCCTGCTGATCGCGCTGGGCAAGGTCGAGGACCGCCAGGGCGACGTGAAGCCGATCCCCAA from Azospirillum brasilense includes the following:
- the cutA gene encoding divalent-cation tolerance protein CutA produces the protein MEFVFAYITAGSRDEARRIGRMLVEERLAACANIFDGMTSIYRWQDAIEEATETVLIAKTRAELFDRLAARVRELHSYEVPCVVELRVGRGNPAYLDWLRNETA